From Bacillus basilensis, a single genomic window includes:
- a CDS encoding YjcZ family sporulation protein translates to MSYGGSCGFGGGFALLVVLFILLIIVGCSCWGGGY, encoded by the coding sequence ATGAGTTACGGTGGTTCTTGTGGTTTTGGTGGAGGTTTCGCTTTATTAGTTGTGTTATTTATTTTGTTAATTATCGTTGGATGCAGCTGCTGGGGCGGAGGGTACTAA
- a CDS encoding ABC transporter ATP-binding protein → MQPIISFEQFSFQYEHAAQPTVKDISFHIYPGEKVLVAGRSGSGKSTLAHCINGLIPFSYEGISTGNILIAGKDPRKESIFEQSKQVGTILQDQDAQFIGLTVEEDVAFYLENECVNQDDMKKIVSDSLKKVKMHAFHKQSPHELSGGQKQTVSLAGLLTTNANILLFDEPLANLDPLSAIHTIQLIKDIHKQYNKTIVIIEHRIEEILNLDLDKIILIDEGEIVAIGTPEKILASNILPSIGLREPMYIEVLKRLHFDSNNDVIYPLENLYRESVSGVINEWMEKQVFCKDTPTKKELLKVENLSFSYSNKQKVLDNVNFSIYKGEIVALLGHNGAGKSTLAHSLIGINKTKNDRILIDGVNINSWSIRKRGEVISYVMQNPNHMITQPTVMEEVSFSLKLKKFSKEEIKLRAEEALKVCGLYPFRNWPIQALSYGQKKRLTIASVLTTNPKLIILDEPTAGQDYYHYKQFMSFIRKLAAKGISFILITHDMNLALEYTDRAIVLHEGKIIANNTASIVLGHPETLQRANLRESSLFKLVKFSGIAYPERFIELYFDVIRREEDV, encoded by the coding sequence ATGCAACCAATTATTTCTTTTGAACAATTCAGCTTTCAATATGAGCATGCAGCACAGCCTACTGTAAAAGACATTTCATTTCATATATATCCTGGAGAAAAAGTACTAGTTGCTGGACGAAGTGGTTCAGGGAAATCAACGTTAGCTCATTGTATCAATGGGCTAATTCCATTTTCTTATGAAGGAATTAGTACTGGTAATATTTTAATTGCCGGAAAAGATCCAAGGAAAGAGAGTATTTTTGAACAGAGTAAACAGGTAGGAACAATTTTACAAGATCAAGACGCTCAATTTATTGGCCTTACAGTAGAAGAAGATGTAGCATTTTATTTAGAAAACGAATGTGTAAATCAAGATGATATGAAAAAGATTGTTTCGGATTCATTAAAAAAGGTGAAGATGCATGCTTTTCATAAACAAAGTCCACATGAATTATCAGGAGGGCAAAAACAAACTGTTTCTCTAGCAGGTCTGTTAACAACAAATGCTAATATATTATTGTTCGATGAACCGTTAGCAAATTTAGATCCGCTAAGCGCCATACATACAATACAACTAATTAAAGATATACATAAACAATATAATAAAACAATTGTAATTATTGAACATCGAATAGAAGAAATATTAAACCTGGATTTAGATAAAATCATTTTAATTGATGAAGGTGAAATTGTTGCGATTGGGACACCTGAAAAGATTTTAGCGTCAAATATATTACCATCTATAGGCTTAAGAGAACCTATGTATATAGAAGTATTAAAGAGATTACATTTTGATAGTAATAATGACGTAATATACCCACTTGAAAATCTTTATAGGGAAAGTGTTAGTGGCGTAATAAATGAGTGGATGGAGAAGCAAGTTTTTTGTAAAGACACTCCTACAAAAAAAGAATTATTGAAAGTAGAGAATTTGTCATTCTCATATTCTAATAAACAAAAAGTATTAGATAATGTGAATTTCTCTATATATAAAGGGGAAATAGTAGCACTTTTAGGCCATAATGGAGCTGGAAAATCAACATTAGCTCATAGTCTTATAGGGATAAACAAAACAAAAAATGATAGGATTTTAATTGATGGAGTAAATATTAATTCTTGGTCTATTCGTAAACGCGGTGAGGTTATATCTTATGTGATGCAAAATCCTAATCATATGATTACTCAACCTACTGTTATGGAAGAGGTTTCGTTTTCATTAAAATTAAAAAAATTTTCAAAGGAAGAAATTAAGCTTAGAGCGGAAGAAGCGTTAAAAGTTTGTGGTTTGTATCCATTTCGAAATTGGCCAATTCAGGCGTTAAGTTATGGACAAAAAAAGAGATTAACGATTGCATCTGTACTAACAACAAATCCGAAACTTATCATATTAGATGAACCGACAGCGGGACAAGATTATTATCATTATAAACAATTTATGTCGTTTATTAGAAAATTAGCTGCAAAGGGAATATCGTTTATTTTGATCACACACGATATGAATCTCGCATTGGAATATACAGACAGAGCGATAGTTTTACATGAAGGGAAAATTATTGCGAATAATACCGCGTCTATTGTGTTAGGGCATCCAGAAACGTTACAAAGAGCGAACCTAAGGGAAAGTTCTTTATTCAAACTAGTTAAATTTAGTGGGATTGCATATCCTGAAAGGTTTATAGAACTTTATTTTGATGTTATTAGGAGGGAGGAAGATGTATAG
- a CDS encoding aspartate/glutamate racemase family protein, whose product MKVIGLIGGLSWESTSLYYKHINTLTLSQYDQNAKLVLYSMDFGEVTTLLQNHQYEKVKNELVTVAKKVEKSGAECLLMCSNTVHLFAEEVESAISIPLLHIGDVSAKEMVEQNIKRIGLLGTKQTMEQDFYKSRLANYNIETVIPNEEERNFIHHVILNELSKGIISETSKEKLLQITKLLIQNGAEGILLGCTEIPLLISQNDLTVPVFDTAFLHANTAVQFAG is encoded by the coding sequence ATGAAAGTAATCGGTTTAATTGGTGGACTAAGTTGGGAATCTACATCGTTATACTATAAACATATTAATACACTTACACTCTCTCAATATGATCAAAATGCAAAGCTTGTTTTATATAGCATGGACTTTGGTGAGGTAACTACTTTATTACAAAATCATCAATATGAAAAAGTGAAAAACGAATTAGTCACAGTTGCAAAAAAAGTTGAAAAATCTGGAGCTGAATGTTTATTAATGTGTTCTAATACGGTCCATTTATTTGCTGAAGAAGTAGAAAGTGCAATATCCATCCCACTTCTTCACATTGGTGATGTAAGTGCTAAAGAAATGGTAGAACAGAATATAAAGCGTATCGGACTATTGGGTACAAAACAAACGATGGAACAAGACTTCTATAAATCACGTCTAGCAAACTATAACATTGAGACAGTCATTCCAAATGAAGAGGAAAGAAATTTTATTCATCACGTTATTTTAAATGAATTAAGTAAAGGAATTATTTCAGAAACATCAAAAGAAAAGCTATTACAAATTACAAAATTATTAATTCAAAATGGCGCAGAAGGAATATTACTAGGATGTACTGAAATCCCTTTGCTTATTTCACAAAACGACCTTACTGTTCCTGTGTTTGATACTGCTTTTTTACATGCAAATACTGCTGTGCAGTTTGCGGGATAA
- a CDS encoding ECF-type riboflavin transporter substrate-binding protein, producing MNKLSTKLVVAIGIGAALYGILGLWGFSIAPNTFIKPALAILTVFGALFGPVAGLLIGLIGHTVTDTIAGWGIWWGWVISSGIIGFAMGLIQKRVGFSVRNGTYNKGDISYLAITGLIGIVIAIIFAGVFDIIVMGEPFDKIVIQVLGATIADVIVFLVLGLPITIGLAKSNKKHTHLKIEK from the coding sequence ATGAACAAATTATCAACAAAGTTAGTAGTAGCAATCGGAATTGGGGCAGCATTATACGGGATATTAGGACTTTGGGGATTTTCTATTGCGCCAAATACATTTATTAAACCCGCATTAGCTATTTTAACTGTTTTTGGAGCTCTATTTGGTCCAGTTGCAGGACTGTTAATAGGTCTTATCGGTCATACCGTAACAGATACGATCGCTGGATGGGGTATTTGGTGGGGATGGGTTATTAGCTCAGGCATTATCGGATTTGCAATGGGACTCATTCAAAAAAGAGTTGGCTTTAGTGTGAGAAACGGGACGTATAATAAGGGAGATATTTCTTATTTAGCCATTACTGGGTTAATTGGAATTGTCATAGCTATTATATTTGCTGGGGTATTCGATATTATTGTGATGGGAGAACCGTTTGACAAAATTGTTATACAAGTATTAGGAGCAACAATTGCTGATGTTATTGTATTTTTAGTTCTTGGATTGCCAATTACAATAGGTTTAGCTAAATCTAATAAGAAACATACACATTTAAAAATTGAAAAGTAG
- a CDS encoding penicillin-binding protein 2: MKKQEKTRGRAIPMRLNILFFCVFLLFSAMIIQLGKVQIIDGETYKNEIEKRENATVSLSVPRGKIFDREGNPVVDNKSLRTITYTKMKGVKSEEILKTARQLADIIEMPQEDINKLTETDKKDFWMQLNPKLTEKLVSKKEINKFRDKDITGKNLDKKIEELKRKRVTDKNLQELTNKDIKVLAIKSKMTSGYQMAPQIIKKDVSEKEFTIISEGLANLPGVDVSVDWERVYVNDGLFRSVLGNVSNSDEGLPSERLDYYLVRDYSRNDRVGKSYIEQQYEDALHGTKKEVRSVADKQGNTIRTETVSEGKSGKNLTLTIDMELQKKVEESIEKILKAYKGSESMLDRAFVVMMNPKNGQVLSMAGKRLVEKDGKTEVEDYALGTMTSSYELGSTVKGATVLTGFETKAITPGTYFYDAPMKFKGTKEKKSWKEFGNIDDLRALQVSSNVYMFHTALKIAGVDYVKNSSLNIKQEYFDKMRYYFRQFGLGVPTGIDLPNETAGQIGKKDNQPGFLLDYSIGQYDTYTPLQLVQYISTIANGGYRMKPQIVQEVREQTSQKDEIGKVVHSVEPIVLNKIDMKVEYINQVKEGFRRVFQEGDGTGVRAFQKASYKPAGKTGTAQTVYGGESDIGRNEKGERRECYNLTLAGYAPYDNPEVAFSVVVPWVINDKSGINSDIGKEILDAYFELKNK, from the coding sequence GTGAAAAAACAAGAGAAAACAAGAGGTAGAGCAATACCGATGCGGTTAAACATTTTATTTTTTTGTGTATTTTTATTATTTTCTGCCATGATCATACAGTTAGGTAAAGTACAAATTATCGATGGAGAAACGTATAAAAATGAAATAGAGAAGAGAGAAAATGCAACCGTAAGTCTTTCTGTTCCGCGCGGAAAAATATTTGATCGAGAAGGGAATCCAGTAGTTGATAATAAATCTTTACGTACAATTACATATACAAAGATGAAAGGTGTAAAATCAGAAGAGATATTAAAAACTGCAAGACAACTTGCAGACATAATTGAAATGCCGCAAGAAGATATAAATAAGCTAACTGAAACGGATAAGAAAGATTTTTGGATGCAATTAAATCCGAAACTTACCGAAAAATTAGTATCTAAAAAAGAAATAAATAAGTTCAGAGATAAAGATATTACCGGGAAAAATTTAGATAAAAAAATAGAAGAGTTAAAAAGGAAGCGTGTAACAGATAAAAATCTTCAGGAATTAACAAATAAAGATATAAAGGTGTTAGCTATTAAAAGTAAGATGACTTCTGGTTATCAAATGGCTCCTCAAATTATTAAAAAAGATGTTAGTGAAAAGGAATTCACTATAATTAGTGAAGGTTTAGCGAATCTCCCAGGTGTAGACGTATCGGTTGATTGGGAGAGAGTGTATGTAAATGATGGATTATTCCGATCTGTTCTTGGAAATGTTTCTAATTCCGATGAAGGATTACCAAGTGAACGATTAGATTACTACTTGGTACGTGATTATAGCCGAAATGATAGAGTTGGAAAAAGTTATATCGAGCAGCAATACGAAGATGCACTTCATGGTACAAAAAAAGAAGTAAGAAGCGTTGCAGATAAACAAGGTAATACAATTAGAACGGAAACAGTTTCTGAGGGAAAGAGCGGTAAGAATTTAACTTTAACAATAGATATGGAATTACAGAAAAAAGTAGAAGAAAGTATAGAAAAAATATTAAAGGCATATAAAGGATCAGAATCCATGTTAGACCGTGCTTTCGTGGTGATGATGAATCCGAAAAACGGACAAGTATTATCCATGGCTGGGAAAAGACTTGTAGAAAAAGACGGAAAAACAGAAGTTGAAGACTATGCTTTAGGCACAATGACTAGTTCTTATGAGCTTGGATCAACAGTTAAAGGTGCAACAGTTTTAACTGGATTTGAAACGAAAGCTATAACACCAGGTACTTATTTTTATGATGCACCTATGAAGTTTAAAGGAACTAAGGAAAAAAAGTCTTGGAAAGAGTTTGGAAATATTGATGATTTAAGAGCGTTACAAGTCTCTTCAAACGTTTATATGTTTCATACAGCATTAAAAATTGCAGGTGTGGATTATGTGAAAAATAGTTCATTAAATATTAAACAGGAGTACTTTGATAAAATGAGGTATTATTTCAGGCAATTTGGATTAGGTGTTCCAACGGGTATCGATTTACCGAATGAAACAGCTGGACAAATTGGTAAAAAAGATAATCAACCTGGTTTCTTACTAGACTACTCAATTGGCCAGTATGACACCTATACGCCACTTCAGCTTGTACAGTATATTTCAACAATCGCAAACGGTGGATATCGAATGAAGCCACAAATTGTTCAAGAGGTAAGAGAGCAAACGTCGCAAAAAGATGAGATTGGTAAAGTGGTGCATTCAGTAGAACCAATCGTTTTAAATAAAATAGATATGAAAGTGGAATATATAAATCAAGTAAAAGAAGGATTTAGAAGGGTGTTCCAAGAAGGTGATGGAACAGGTGTAAGGGCGTTCCAAAAAGCATCTTATAAACCAGCAGGTAAAACAGGGACTGCACAGACAGTATACGGTGGAGAAAGTGATATTGGAAGAAATGAAAAAGGTGAGCGAAGAGAATGTTATAATTTAACGTTAGCAGGATATGCACCATATGATAATCCTGAAGTAGCATTCTCTGTAGTTGTACCGTGGGTTATTAATGATAAATCTGGTATTAATTCTGATATTGGAAAAGAAATTTTAGATGCTTATTTTGAATTGAAAAATAAGTGA
- a CDS encoding energy-coupling factor transporter transmembrane protein EcfT, whose protein sequence is MYSTYFHRMDGAVKLLLFIFCMTFTFLFFDFRVLLVVFLIGCMGLIVAKIPLRKIFIVFSVIFTFSLLNSVMILFITPTHGSELTESYTSFVHIGYATITYETLFYAATLSLKYFTLLPFTLIFIYTTDPSEFVSSLSKFRIHYKITYAINIALRYIPNIQSEYKVIKHAQEARGVAFEKGEASLWIRMKNRVLIFWPLIIHSLERIDTVSNAMDLRGFGKKDTRTWFYTNKAKSGDFFALFVGVFILIVAVYLKLHVFQNFWYPF, encoded by the coding sequence ATGTATAGTACATATTTTCATCGCATGGATGGAGCAGTGAAATTGTTGTTATTTATTTTTTGTATGACGTTTACCTTTTTATTTTTTGATTTTCGCGTATTGCTAGTTGTATTTTTGATTGGATGTATGGGACTTATAGTTGCTAAAATTCCACTCCGTAAAATTTTTATTGTTTTTAGTGTTATATTTACATTTAGTTTATTAAATTCTGTCATGATTTTATTTATTACACCAACCCATGGATCTGAATTAACCGAATCATATACTTCGTTTGTGCATATTGGATATGCAACAATTACATATGAAACATTATTTTATGCAGCTACACTTTCATTAAAATATTTTACGTTATTACCATTTACACTTATTTTTATTTATACGACTGATCCAAGCGAATTCGTGAGTAGCTTAAGTAAATTTCGAATTCATTATAAGATTACATATGCAATAAATATTGCATTACGTTATATACCTAATATTCAGTCCGAATATAAAGTTATTAAACATGCGCAAGAGGCGAGAGGAGTAGCTTTTGAAAAAGGAGAAGCAAGTTTATGGATTCGCATGAAAAACCGTGTCTTAATTTTCTGGCCTTTAATTATTCATTCTCTAGAGAGAATTGATACCGTTTCAAACGCAATGGATTTAAGAGGATTTGGAAAGAAAGATACACGTACGTGGTTTTATACAAATAAAGCGAAAAGTGGGGATTTCTTTGCTTTATTTGTAGGTGTTTTTATTTTAATTGTTGCAGTATATTTAAAATTACATGTATTTCAAAACTTTTGGTATCCATTTTAA
- a CDS encoding macrolide family glycosyltransferase: MLNILMVNFPAEGHVNPTLSLVKAFIERDDHVHYITTEHFKGRIEDLGATVYTHPDLLKEISIDTETSYGLNSFFHVHVQTSLYILEITKKLCESIIFDFVIYDIFGAGELVKEYLQIPGVVSSPIFLIPPEFLETLPFHPNAEIQFQPDELSEKLLYQMEHEFGVKPKNNLQFMHNKGDISLVYTSRYFQPNSNSFGENNIFIGPSISNRKTNVEFPFEMLKEKKVIYISMGTLLEGLEPFFNTCIDTFSDFDGIVVMAIGDRNDRSKIKKAPDNFIIASYVPQSEILSETDVFITHGGMNSVHDAIYFKVPFVIIPHDKDQPMIAQRLTELEAAHRLLKEHVNVQTLKEAVTDVLSNEKYKHGIRKLNDSFLECGGPKEAIAVIESLLSK; the protein is encoded by the coding sequence GTGCTAAATATTTTAATGGTTAATTTTCCGGCAGAGGGACATGTAAATCCTACATTAAGTTTAGTCAAAGCCTTCATTGAACGGGATGATCACGTACATTATATTACAACAGAACATTTTAAAGGCAGAATTGAAGATTTGGGAGCTACTGTATATACACATCCAGATTTATTAAAGGAGATTTCTATTGATACTGAAACTTCATATGGGTTGAATTCTTTCTTTCATGTACATGTTCAAACTTCTTTATATATATTAGAAATTACGAAAAAATTATGTGAAAGCATAATTTTTGATTTTGTAATTTATGATATATTTGGTGCTGGAGAGTTAGTAAAGGAGTATTTACAAATACCAGGTGTAGTTTCTTCTCCTATATTTTTAATTCCTCCAGAATTTTTAGAGACGTTACCTTTTCATCCAAATGCAGAAATACAATTCCAACCCGATGAACTTTCTGAAAAGTTACTATATCAAATGGAGCATGAATTTGGCGTAAAACCTAAAAATAATCTTCAATTTATGCATAATAAGGGAGATATTTCTCTCGTGTACACAAGTCGTTATTTCCAACCTAATAGCAATTCGTTTGGAGAAAATAACATTTTTATTGGGCCGAGTATTTCAAATCGTAAAACAAATGTAGAGTTTCCATTTGAAATGCTTAAAGAGAAGAAAGTTATTTACATTTCAATGGGAACACTACTTGAAGGACTCGAACCATTCTTTAATACTTGTATTGATACTTTCTCAGATTTTGATGGGATAGTTGTAATGGCAATTGGTGATAGAAATGATCGTTCTAAAATTAAAAAAGCGCCAGACAATTTTATAATTGCTTCATACGTACCCCAATCAGAAATATTAAGTGAAACAGATGTTTTTATTACACATGGCGGCATGAATAGCGTACACGATGCTATATATTTTAAAGTCCCATTTGTAATAATTCCACATGATAAAGATCAGCCAATGATAGCACAAAGGTTAACTGAGCTTGAAGCAGCGCATCGGTTATTGAAAGAGCATGTTAATGTGCAAACGTTAAAAGAAGCGGTAACAGACGTACTTTCAAATGAAAAGTATAAACATGGTATACGAAAACTTAATGATAGTTTTTTAGAATGTGGTGGTCCAAAAGAAGCCATTGCAGTTATTGAATCTCTTTTAAGTAAATAG